Within Cucumis melo cultivar AY chromosome 4, USDA_Cmelo_AY_1.0, whole genome shotgun sequence, the genomic segment ggaaaaaaatggGATATAATGAAATGAGAGTGAAAATGATATGCCCAAAGGAGTCGACATGTCGTATCCCTctctataaataaataaaataaaataaaaacaaagaagaaagcAAAGCAAAACAAAAAGCTTTATATGTTTCCTTCTTCCAATGGAactatatatgttttttttggCCTCCTCACAAAATTGAACAATTCCAAGccataattataaaataatattcttTATATATTCTAGGGGTATTTTTTTggcaaaataaattatttatttgtggggttttcaatattttagcaaagacttcaaatatttatatatatattatatataaatagcTTGAAAGCTGAAAAGTCCACAGTCAAATTGGATATTAAACTTCacaattttgtttaaaaaaatatatctatttatttttacttaaaagtataaataaatgtataatTGAGTAAAAAGGCATTGGAAATGAATTTCTTTCAATAGTAAAACCAAAAAAACATAAAGCAAAGCTTAATAATTTCTCCtctctcttattttcttttttctttttaaatatatatttgtttttaatttttaatatttagaaaaaatatatattttttaaaacaataaaagaaTTTAGCCTCCCTTTCAACCCACccccttcttcttcctcaaccATTTCACCATTCTTTTTTCCACAGCCATTTATTAGATTCCTTTAATGGTCCTTTCTTCTCCATTGGATTTCGCTGTTTCTTAACCCAAAAACCCATCTCAATTCCTTCATTTCTTCTTGATTTTACCCTTTTTTTCTCTTGTTTTTTTTGGGACTTTTGGACTTATAACTCTTCTGGGTTTTTCATTTTCTgccttcctttttctttatgCATAATTTTCTCTTCTGGGTTTCAATCCTTTTTTTGTAATCCAGTGTATATGCTTACAGATTTTTAACAAAACAATCATATTTCataattttcttcattttttttcttccttttttttgtgaataaataagttatttaagtcaaagtttcttcgaattttcttttttactcttgaactaaataattaaataaataggaaaaagaattacaaaaaagaaaagggaaaaggaGAGTGATATGGGAAAGCATGGACCTTGCTGTCACTGTAGAGTTACAAGTGAGTTCTTGTTCCTCCATTTTGTGAAGTTGTTTAGTTGTGTTTAGttttgtgttgttttctgtTTGGTTtctctgtactttttttttgggCAAAATAGTGTTGATTTTCAGCTTGGTTTCTATAACTTTTCTTCTGCCAATGCTCTTGTTTGCTTGAATGTGTAAATTCCTCTTTGGGTTTGTTAATTGGGAAAGGATTTTATAAAAGAACacaaagaagaaacaaaattcaATCAGATATATATATTACTCTCTGAACTGTTGTGTTTCATTGTTCACTTCTCTTGTTTTCCCACTTGACTTTGTGCATTTGTTGGAGTGGTTTGGGGTGGGGGTACTTTTTGAGCTAAATTTCTTCAGGAAGTGAATGTATTTATATCTCTCAACTCATTCATCAACCAATAGTCTTGTAATTGACTGGTGGTTTCATCCTTTGAGCTTAACAATTATACTGACTTGTTTGTTTTCTGAATTGTGGACTGGTTTGTTTTTGGGTACATGATAATGTGCAGCATTATCTCTCATCAGTTGTAATTGAGCTTGATGTTGAGTTCAATCACGATTCATGTTTTTGTGTTCCAAGTATAGCTGGTGACTGGTGATCAAATACATTTTATACCTTGTGTGATTCATCACTTAACTTTGTGAACTTCCCTGACATAACAAGCTTCAATGGTTTTGTGTTGGTTTCTGTTTCAATGTTTAGTTTTGTTGGGTTTAGGATTACAGTTCTACTAATATCAGATAAATTATGCTAGTGGAAAAATTCTCAATGCCAATCTCTAATGGTTCTAAAACCAGCTCGGAGCGTCGAAGGAGAAGATCCTATTCTTTTTTTGGTTTCCTATTAGAAGTCAAATGAATAATCCAAAACTAGTTTCATTTGTGGTATGTTATGTGTCTATGGTTAATTTACTACATGGGATTAACTGATCTTTCTCATACTTATGAGTGGAGcaacaatttcaattttcactGGTAATGTGTACTCTAAAGTGGATGAACATGTATTTAATTATATGAAGTCAGTTAATTTAAACCaacaatttcaatttcaatttaaacCAATCTTTCAAACTCTTCAATTATATGAAATCAGTTAATACAACTAATGTTGTTAAATTGCTTCTCAGTTCTTTCTCTCCTCATCTTTATTACTGTCTCCTTACTTGCATTTGTAACTTAATAATTGCTAACATCTTTCAATAGATTAACCATTCTCCTTGAGGTCAATGTAACTTTCTCCTTGATTGTACGTGGAACTGTAGTTTCTAACTTAAGTAATTCATAAACATATTTTCCATGGATTAGGTTCGCCATAACTATGATTTATCTCATATTGCACTGGTTTTGATCAAATTTGCCTGCAGCTGCTAAATGTATACACTAAACTGTGAACTCTGGTTGTGCAATATCAAccatttgtaaattttttacaATGCAATAAATTTGGTGGAAAGCTTTTTGTAATAACATCTCTATTCATTTTCCACCAAAAACTGTGTTCTTTGCTTTGTTGTTATGGAAGATTGGATAAAGGTTGGATGACTATTGTTCTTTGATTTGTTGTATGGAAAATTATAGAGTTCCATTGATTCTTAGTTTAGGTAATTTAATTATCACACACTTTGGATCTTCTGAGATTGCTCTTTAATCTTAACTTTCGAGTATCTAATGCCCAAGTGGTGGGACAGGCACTCCTCTTTGGCGTAATGGGCCTCCCGATAAACCAGTATTATGCAATGCATGTGGATCCCGTTGGAGAACAAAAGGAACACTTGCAAACTATACCCCTTTGCACGCTCGGGCTGATCCCGATGAATATGAAGACCACAAGGTTTCCAGGATGAAGAGCATTTcattaaacaaaaacaaagaagtTAAACTGCTAAAAAGAAAGCTGCAACAAGCAGATGGATCAAGTGGATGGATGATTCCCGACCAAGGTCAGGGTTATCATAGAGTAGTGGATGAAGATACAAGCAATAGATCCAGTTCAGGATCGGCCATATCTAATCCTGAGAGTTGTGCCCATTTCAGCAGTGCGGATGCTAGTGATTTGACAGGTTAAACATCGAAATCCATTCTTGATGATTCGTTGAACTTAGAAACCTTTCCACTGAAATCTTATGTCTACTTATAACAGTTTAATTTCCTAAAAATTATGAAAACTGTCACTTTTTTCATCCTTGTATTGTATTTTCTGTCAATTTAACCTTAAACTAATCTTTTGTTTCAAGTTTATTCTAAGAAGGTGTTTAGGGCAATAAGTTGAGTTCTAAAGTTTGAAGTTAATATGTTGGAGTTAGGAAGTCTATGTTTATGGTGCATAGTTGTTTAGTTGGAGTTAGGAAGTGTAGAGTTGTTTAGTTGGAGTTagagggagagagaaagaaagaggggaggATGGAGTTTCTTGATAAACTTTAACGTTGAACACTGTTGAAGGTGGTGGAGTTGAAGTATTTAACATTGACTTATGAAGTTGGTGGGCCAAACACCCCCAAGAGTCaagaaaatagtaaaaactTTGGCAAAAAGGTAGTGCATGTCAAAAGAAAGACTGACTTAAATCCAATGCATAGATATCACTTTGTTTCTTCATCATTGGTACTGAAAATCTCAAAACAAACTTAAATCCTGTAGAAGGCACAGAGACACTACTGCCAAGGATTAATATGGTAATTGAACTTAATGAATTGTTTCTCTGGTTATTGTTTTCGATGTGGCATCATCTCTGTAGTTGAGTCAGAACTAGGGCTTTTGTTGATTATGTGTTTGTGAATGAGCAATGTCATTCTGACTGTAATTTTCACCATTTGGCCATCTTAAGGTCCAGCTCAGTCAATAGTTTGGGAGTCCATGGTGCCTTCCAGGAAGCGGACCTGTGTGAATCGACCAAAGCAGTCCCCGGTTGAAAAACTAACTAAAGATCTGTATAGTATCTTACGTGAGCAGAGATCTTCCTATTTCTCCGAAGCTTCTGAAGATGATTTGCTTTTTGAGAGTGAAAAACCTATGGTCTCTGTTGAGATAGGTCATGGAAGTATTCTCATTAGGCATCCAAGTTCGATAGCACGAGAAGAGGAATCTGAAGCTAGCTCAATTTCAGTTGATAACAAGCAATGCTTGGTAAATGAGGTCTATTCACCCCATTCTACAACTGTTCTTGTGTGTAGTGAAAACAAAGGTATAAATTTCCCAACATCTAGGATCGGAAAGATGAAGAATCCTTATGGATCAGGAGTACAACAAGAACAAATTAAAAGGTAGGTCCAATGTACTTTACAAAGTTGAGAACTCTCCATCGTTTGTGAATTGGCCAATGTGAAAAACTCAGCAAAATGATGTTGAAAAGAAAACGAAGAAAAAGGCAACATTGTTTCCTTCATTATGTCAGAGTAATACCCAAAAGATGTGGCTAAATACTTAACTATGAATaagaatttcaattattttaggaaaataTTGTAATTTCATGCTGTCAACATTGCAGAAAATTGTTAATC encodes:
- the LOC103503476 gene encoding GATA transcription factor 26-like isoform X2: MGKHGPCCHCRVTSTPLWRNGPPDKPVLCNACGSRWRTKGTLANYTPLHARADPDEYEDHKVSRMKSISLNKNKEVKLLKRKLQQADGSSGWMIPDQGQGYHRVVDEDTSNRSSSGSAISNPESCAHFSSADASDLTGPAQSIVWESMVPSRKRTCVNRPKQSPVEKLTKDLYSILREQRSSYFSEASEDDLLFESEKPMVSVEIGHGSILIRHPSSIAREEESEASSISVDNKQCLVNEVYSPHSTTVLVCSENKGINFPTSRIGKMKNPYGSGVQQEQIKRNDAHHECLQILANHNSPLCDVDLNDIINYEEFARQLTNEEQQQLMKYLPQIDIAEFPDTLKSMFDSPYFKENLTSFQQLLSEGIFDVSFLGTKVEDCKTLKRLVLYNSSKSKWVERYHQLKKCKNGSKGPFLSHANASVSSNFTNVKQLCESYNQNIPEAKTILKSPKRLVMKENKDPGENDGSCFSPRSLFALPPDGSSLMLESLHFVEESSDQDLLLDVRSNSSFPQAELLHPTSRSGGRQASTCSSSVHPHLVHH
- the LOC103503476 gene encoding GATA transcription factor 26-like isoform X1, with the protein product MGKHGPCCHCRVTSTPLWRNGPPDKPVLCNACGSRWRTKGTLANYTPLHARADPDEYEDHKVSRMKSISLNKNKEVKLLKRKLQQADGSSGWMIPDQGQGYHRVVDEDTSNRSSSGSAISNPESCAHFSSADASDLTGPAQSIVWESMVPSRKRTCVNRPKQSPVEKLTKDLYSILREQRSSYFSEASEDDLLFESEKPMVSVEIGHGSILIRHPSSIAREEESEASSISVDNKQCLVNEVYSPHSTTVLVCSENKGINFPTSRIGKMKNPYGSGVQQEQIKRNDAHHECLQILANHNSPLCDVDLNDIINYEEFARQLTNEEQQQLMKYLPQIDIAEFPDTLKSMFDSPYFKENLTSFQQLLSEGIFDVSFLGTKVEDCKTLKRLVLYNSSKSKWVERYHQLKQKCKNGSKGPFLSHANASVSSNFTNVKQLCESYNQNIPEAKTILKSPKRLVMKENKDPGENDGSCFSPRSLFALPPDGSSLMLESLHFVEESSDQDLLLDVRSNSSFPQAELLHPTSRSGGRQASTCSSSVHPHLVHH